A window of Accipiter gentilis chromosome 24, bAccGen1.1, whole genome shotgun sequence contains these coding sequences:
- the BRS3 gene encoding bombesin receptor subtype-3 produces the protein MSQVYLHSANQTLCASTNGTELKSIIDNETTNEKWTEDSFPGLEILCTIYVTYAVIISVGLLGNAILIKVFFKIKSMQTVPNIFITSLAFGDLLLLLTCVPVDATRYIVDTWLFGRIGCKLLSFIQLTSVGVSVFTLTVLSADRYRAIVKPLELQTSDALLKTCCKAGCVWIISMIFAIPEAVFSDLYSFSNPEKNVTFEACAPYPVSEKILQEAHSLVCFLVFYIVPLAVISVYYFLIARTLYKSTSNMPAEEHGHARKQIESRKRVAKTVLVLVALFAFCWLPNHILYLYRSFTYHASVDASTFHLIATIFSRALAFSNSCINPFALYWLSKSFRQHFKKQVSCCKAKFRTKPPSATHSNTPTRALSVTGSTHGSEISVTLLTDYSITKEEESV, from the exons ATGTCTCAAGTATACTTGCATTCAGCTAATCAGACTTTGTGTGCATCTACAAATGGTACAGAACTGAAATCAATCATTGATAATGAAACCACAAATGAAAAATGGACCGAAGACTCCTTTCCAGGATTAGAAATACTGTGTACAATTTATGTTACATATGCTGTGATCATTTCAGTGGGTCTCCTTGGAAATGCTATACTCATCAAAGTCTTTTTCAAGATTAAATCAATGCAGACGGTTCCAAACATCTTCATCACCAGCCTGGCATTTGGAGACCTACTGCTTTTATTAACTTGTGTGCCTGTAGATGCAACACGTTATATTGTGGATACCTGGCTCTTCGGAAGAATTGGGTGCAAGCTGCTGTCTTTTATCCAGTTAACCTCAGTTGGAGTATCAGTGTTTACCCTGACTGTTCTCAGTGCTGACAG GTACAGAGCCATTGTTAAGCCCTTGGAACTGCAGACTTCAGATGCGCTCCTGAAGACCTGCTGTAAAGCTGGCTGTGTTTGGATCATCTCCATGATATTTGCTATCCCAGAGGCTGTTTTTTCAGATCTGTATTCTTTCAGCAATCCtgagaaaaatgtaacttttgagGCATGTGCCCCCTATCCTGTATCTGAGAAGATCCTGCAGGAAGCTCACTCCCTGGTTTGCTTCTTAGTGTTCTATATTGTACCCTTAGCTGTCATCTCTGTCTACTATTTTCTTATCGCCAGAACTTTATATAAAAGTACATCCAACATGCCAGCAGAAGAACATGGTCATGCCCGTAAGCAG ATTGAATCCCGCAAGAGAGTTGCAAAAACAGTGCTGGTGCTTGTTGCTTTGTTTGCCTTTTGCTGGTTGCCTAACCACATCCTCTACCTATACCGCTCTTTTACATACCATGCTTCTGTAGATGCTTCCACCTTTCATCTGATAGCTACTATTTTCTCCCGTGCCTTGGCCTTCAGCAATTCCTGCATCAATCCTTTTGCTCTTTATTGGCTGAGTAAAAGTTTCcggcaacattttaaaaagcaagtctCGTGCTGCAAGGCAAAATTTCGTACAAAGCCTCCCAGTGCTACCCACAGTAATACACCTACCAGAGCCTTGTCAGTCACGGGCAGCACACATGGCTCAGAAATCAGTGTTACACTGCTAACAGATTATAGTAtcacaaaagaagaggaaagtgtTTAG